From one Streptomyces mobaraensis genomic stretch:
- a CDS encoding RNHCP domain-containing protein, with protein MSTHHHDHAPTIGGFGKTDTFPCVHCGLTVSALAADGRRRDHCPSCLHSRHVVDHAGGGPSQCLGRMTPISIAVLRTGDWMVVHRCVRCDELTSTPVRADDNRLILMRMAVRPLAQPPFPLEAFGDI; from the coding sequence GTGTCCACCCACCACCACGACCACGCCCCCACCATCGGCGGCTTCGGCAAGACCGACACCTTCCCCTGCGTCCACTGCGGCCTGACCGTCTCCGCTCTCGCGGCCGACGGCCGCCGACGCGACCACTGCCCGTCCTGTCTGCACTCCCGGCACGTCGTCGACCATGCCGGGGGCGGCCCCTCGCAGTGCCTCGGCCGGATGACGCCCATCTCCATCGCCGTGCTGCGCACCGGCGACTGGATGGTCGTCCACCGCTGCGTACGCTGCGACGAGCTCACCTCCACCCCCGTCCGCGCGGACGACAACCGGCTGATCCTGATGCGGATGGCCGTCCGCCCGCTCGCCCAACCCCCGTTCCCGCTGGAAGCGTTCGGGGACATCTGA
- a CDS encoding YciI family protein translates to MAKYLLLKHYRGAPAPVNNVPMDQWTPEEISAHVRFMHDFAARLEETGEFVDGNALAPEGEWVRYDGEGRPPVTDGPFAETKDLIAGWMLIDVDSHERAVELAGELSAAPGAGGKPIHEWLEVRPVMTAEPGVTECH, encoded by the coding sequence ATGGCCAAGTACCTGCTGCTGAAGCACTACCGCGGCGCCCCGGCTCCGGTGAACAACGTGCCCATGGATCAGTGGACGCCGGAGGAGATCTCGGCGCATGTGCGGTTCATGCACGACTTCGCGGCCCGGCTGGAGGAGACCGGGGAGTTCGTCGACGGGAACGCGCTCGCTCCCGAGGGGGAGTGGGTCCGTTACGACGGGGAGGGGCGGCCGCCGGTGACCGACGGGCCGTTCGCCGAGACCAAGGATCTGATCGCCGGCTGGATGCTCATCGACGTCGACAGCCACGAGCGGGCCGTCGAGCTGGCCGGGGAGCTGTCGGCCGCGCCGGGGGCCGGGGGGAAGCCGATTCACGAGTGGCTGGAGGTGCGGCCGGTGATGACGGCGGAGCCCGGCGTCACCGAGTGCCATTGA
- a CDS encoding RNA polymerase sigma factor: MDELLLRSLTPRVLAVLVRRGADFAAAEDAVQDALVEALRVWPDDPPRDPKGWLITVAWRKFLDATRADAARRRREDRVEEEPPPGPAPAVDDTLRLYFLCAHPSLTPSSAVALTLRAVGGLTTRQIARAYLVPEATMAQRISRAKRTVSGVRFDRPGDVATVLRVLYLVFNEGYSGDVDLAAEAIRLTRQLAAVVDHPEVAGLLALMLLHHARRAARTAPDGSLVPLAEQDRGRWDTALIAEGVGILQAALARDRLGEFQAQAAVAALHADAPTAGETDWPQIVEWYDELVRLTDSPVVRLNRAVAVGEADGPRAGLAALAALDASLPRHTAVAAYLHERDGDLTTAARLYAEAALKAPTLAERDHLTRRAARLNARRRGR; encoded by the coding sequence ATGGACGAGCTCCTGCTCAGGAGCCTCACGCCACGCGTCCTCGCCGTTCTCGTCCGCCGCGGAGCCGACTTCGCGGCGGCCGAGGACGCCGTGCAGGACGCGCTGGTCGAGGCGCTCCGGGTCTGGCCGGACGATCCTCCGCGGGATCCGAAGGGCTGGCTGATCACCGTCGCGTGGCGGAAGTTCCTCGACGCGACGCGGGCGGACGCCGCCCGCCGCCGGCGCGAGGACCGCGTCGAGGAGGAGCCGCCGCCCGGGCCCGCGCCCGCGGTGGACGACACGCTCCGGCTCTACTTCCTGTGCGCGCACCCGTCGCTGACGCCGTCGTCCGCGGTCGCGCTCACGCTGCGCGCCGTCGGCGGGCTGACCACGCGGCAGATCGCCCGCGCTTATCTGGTTCCCGAGGCGACGATGGCGCAGCGCATCAGCCGGGCCAAGCGCACGGTCTCCGGCGTGCGCTTCGACCGGCCCGGTGACGTCGCGACCGTGCTGCGCGTCCTCTACCTGGTCTTCAACGAGGGCTACTCCGGCGACGTCGACCTCGCCGCCGAGGCGATCCGGCTCACCCGGCAGCTCGCGGCCGTCGTCGACCATCCCGAAGTGGCCGGGCTGCTGGCCCTCATGCTGCTCCACCACGCCCGGCGCGCCGCCCGGACCGCGCCCGACGGGAGCCTGGTGCCGCTCGCCGAGCAGGACCGCGGCCGCTGGGACACCGCGCTGATCGCCGAGGGCGTCGGGATCCTGCAGGCGGCGCTGGCCCGCGACCGGCTGGGCGAGTTCCAGGCCCAGGCCGCCGTCGCCGCGCTGCACGCGGACGCGCCGACCGCCGGGGAGACCGACTGGCCGCAGATCGTGGAGTGGTACGACGAGCTCGTGCGTCTGACCGACAGCCCGGTCGTCCGGCTCAACCGCGCGGTGGCCGTCGGGGAGGCCGACGGACCGCGCGCCGGCCTGGCGGCGCTCGCGGCGCTGGACGCCTCCCTGCCCCGGCACACCGCGGTGGCGGCGTACCTCCACGAGCGCGACGGCGACCTGACGACGGCGGCCCGGCTGTACGCCGAGGCGGCCCTCAAGGCACCCACCCTCGCCGAGCGCGACCACCTGACGCGCCGGGCCGCGCGGCTCAACGCCCGTCGCCGGGGTCGCTGA
- a CDS encoding ATP-binding protein, with amino-acid sequence MSIWWSLHLRREAASVPLARRLLVGAMETAGVDPETAYDLAVALSEACANAVEHGGDASTGYRVTARIDGDTCRIEVTDSGPGFASSEGSASPPSPTGLRAPRHLPHRAEARTPAPAPAHDEHGRGLFLIESLTDHVHVRNRPGRQGAVVTFDKILKWREDALLKAS; translated from the coding sequence ATGAGCATCTGGTGGTCACTCCATTTGCGGCGCGAGGCTGCGAGCGTTCCGCTCGCCCGGCGGCTGCTGGTCGGTGCGATGGAGACGGCCGGGGTCGACCCCGAGACGGCCTACGACCTGGCGGTGGCCCTCAGCGAGGCATGTGCCAACGCCGTCGAGCACGGCGGTGACGCGTCCACCGGCTACCGGGTGACGGCCCGCATCGACGGGGACACCTGCCGCATCGAGGTCACCGACTCGGGCCCGGGCTTCGCCTCCTCCGAGGGCTCCGCGAGTCCTCCGAGCCCCACGGGCCTCAGGGCGCCCCGCCACCTCCCGCACCGCGCCGAAGCGCGAACCCCCGCTCCCGCCCCCGCTCACGATGAGCACGGCCGGGGCCTGTTCCTCATCGAGTCCCTCACCGACCACGTCCACGTCCGCAACCGCCCGGGGCGGCAGGGGGCGGTCGTCACCTTCGACAAGATCCTCAAATGGCGCGAGGACGCGCTGCTGAAGGCGTCCTGA
- a CDS encoding YcnI family copper-binding membrane protein produces MHTKTTMTAARTRLAVRAGRLAAVGTAAAAGVLFLAGPASAHVSVQPGTAEKGGYSTISIKVPNEKDNASTVKVELALDPQHPLVSVMPQAVPGWDVKVEKTKLDKPVRMHGKSIDEAVSKVVWTGGKIEPGNFQQFPLSVGQLPTDADQLVFKALQTYSDDDVVRWIDPSKPGGEEPEHPAPVLKLVDKPAAGKPADDGKNNQGTATAAVTSGGDGDSTDTTARVLGVVGIVVGVAGAAFGVLAGRRRPAA; encoded by the coding sequence ATGCACACCAAGACCACGATGACCGCTGCCCGCACCCGTCTCGCCGTCCGTGCCGGCCGTCTCGCCGCCGTCGGCACCGCCGCCGCGGCCGGGGTGCTGTTCCTCGCCGGGCCCGCCTCGGCGCACGTCAGCGTCCAGCCCGGGACCGCCGAGAAGGGCGGCTACAGCACGATCTCGATCAAGGTGCCGAACGAGAAGGACAACGCCTCGACGGTCAAGGTCGAGCTGGCCCTCGATCCTCAGCACCCACTCGTCTCCGTGATGCCACAGGCGGTGCCGGGCTGGGACGTGAAGGTCGAGAAGACCAAGCTGGACAAGCCGGTGCGGATGCACGGCAAGTCCATCGACGAGGCCGTCAGCAAGGTCGTGTGGACCGGCGGCAAGATCGAGCCCGGGAACTTCCAGCAGTTCCCGCTGTCGGTCGGGCAGCTGCCCACCGACGCCGACCAGCTGGTCTTCAAGGCGCTCCAGACGTACTCCGACGACGACGTGGTGCGCTGGATCGACCCGTCGAAGCCGGGCGGCGAGGAGCCCGAGCACCCCGCCCCCGTCCTGAAGCTCGTCGACAAGCCGGCCGCCGGGAAGCCCGCGGACGACGGCAAGAACAACCAGGGCACCGCGACCGCGGCCGTCACCTCGGGCGGCGACGGTGACTCCACCGACACCACCGCGCGCGTCCTCGGCGTCGTCGGCATCGTCGTCGGTGTGGCGGGCGCCGCCTTCGGCGTGCTCGCCGGACGCCGCCGCCCGGCGGCCTGA
- a CDS encoding SCO family protein, giving the protein MRMRTKTASTVLALAAALTLSACGGSDDKAEDKPIADVSGVEAKKSPITLDDAKAKPDLVLKDTSDKQYQLVKETAGRPVLLYFGYTYCPDVCSTVVSDMAAAAKKLPQADREKLRIVFVTTDPERDTPARMRKWLDAQGGQDIVGLTGSFDTIQAAAKPLGILVDKPKKEKDGSVTVSHGAQVVGFSPKDDKGHWLYTAETTADQYAKGLPKIVKGENP; this is encoded by the coding sequence ATGCGCATGCGTACCAAGACCGCGAGCACGGTGCTGGCCCTCGCCGCCGCGCTCACCCTGTCGGCCTGCGGCGGTTCCGACGACAAGGCGGAGGACAAGCCGATCGCCGACGTGTCCGGCGTCGAGGCGAAGAAGTCCCCGATCACGCTGGACGACGCCAAGGCCAAGCCGGACCTGGTCCTGAAGGACACCTCCGACAAGCAGTACCAGCTCGTCAAGGAGACCGCGGGCCGGCCCGTGCTGCTCTACTTCGGCTACACCTACTGCCCCGACGTCTGCTCGACGGTGGTCTCCGACATGGCCGCCGCCGCGAAGAAGCTGCCGCAGGCCGACCGCGAGAAGCTGCGGATCGTCTTCGTCACCACCGACCCCGAGCGGGACACCCCGGCCCGGATGCGGAAGTGGCTGGACGCCCAGGGCGGGCAGGACATCGTCGGCCTGACCGGCTCGTTCGACACCATCCAGGCGGCGGCCAAGCCGCTGGGCATCCTGGTCGACAAGCCGAAGAAGGAGAAGGACGGCTCGGTCACCGTCAGCCATGGCGCCCAGGTCGTCGGCTTCTCGCCCAAGGACGACAAGGGCCACTGGCTCTACACGGCCGAGACCACCGCGGACCAGTACGCCAAGGGCCTCCCGAAGATCGTCAAGGGAGAGAACCCCTGA
- a CDS encoding copper chaperone PCu(A)C — MRKSALAAVAAVPLLLAGALVAIAGYGTGSSDKPELSVSGAYMPRPAMDDMAAAYFTVKNDGDSTDQLTKVTTPLSRDVTLHTTDGSRMKHAEKLDVPAKGSLSLAHGGSHLMLGKLDHLPKVGEKIEFTLHFATSAPVKIQVPVEDASYRPKD, encoded by the coding sequence ATGCGCAAGTCCGCCCTCGCCGCGGTGGCGGCCGTCCCGCTGCTGCTGGCCGGCGCGCTGGTGGCCATCGCCGGGTACGGGACCGGCTCCTCGGACAAGCCCGAACTGTCCGTCAGCGGCGCCTACATGCCCCGGCCGGCCATGGACGACATGGCCGCGGCGTACTTCACCGTCAAGAACGACGGCGACTCGACCGACCAGCTCACCAAGGTCACCACCCCGCTCTCCCGCGACGTCACCCTGCACACCACCGACGGCTCGCGGATGAAGCACGCCGAGAAGCTGGACGTCCCGGCGAAGGGCAGCCTGTCCCTCGCGCACGGCGGCAGCCACCTGATGCTGGGCAAGCTCGACCACCTGCCCAAGGTGGGCGAGAAGATCGAGTTCACGCTGCACTTCGCCACGTCCGCGCCGGTGAAGATCCAGGTGCCGGTCGAGGACGCGTCGTACCGGCCCAAGGACTGA